One Methylophaga marina DNA window includes the following coding sequences:
- a CDS encoding sensor domain-containing diguanylate cyclase, protein MTDKLALHTRLEKDLTEDWQAILDILAEFMQVPVALILQADNQQVNVYARNQSKRNPFRLKQNLPSGSSLFHKKVIETNQQLSVLDASQSKEWAKSKELQYGLINYLGFPLHWPDGAKFGIICVMKTDAEAYTTKQKQVILQIKKIVESHLELVWQNQQLQAQSNNLQYLAYTDDLTESWNRRAFINESNKELKRSHRSGHIVCLLMMDIDDFKDINDAFGHEVGDEVLKLFSHCIQATKRPYDIFGRIGGEEFAILLPETGLKQATHLAERIRKKVSEIFYFTQGQSIKITVSIGVHQVDDKETNILVALNQADKLLYAAKHSGKNTVIATSL, encoded by the coding sequence GTGACAGATAAACTAGCGCTGCACACTAGGCTTGAAAAGGACTTAACAGAAGACTGGCAAGCCATTCTCGACATTCTTGCAGAATTTATGCAGGTGCCTGTTGCACTGATCCTCCAAGCTGATAACCAGCAAGTTAATGTCTATGCGAGAAATCAAAGTAAACGTAACCCATTCAGACTAAAGCAAAATCTACCTTCGGGCTCGAGTCTATTTCATAAAAAAGTCATTGAAACAAATCAGCAACTTAGCGTGCTGGATGCCAGCCAAAGTAAAGAATGGGCCAAATCTAAAGAACTTCAGTACGGTCTCATCAACTATCTGGGTTTCCCACTACACTGGCCTGATGGTGCCAAATTCGGAATCATCTGCGTAATGAAAACAGATGCTGAAGCCTATACAACAAAGCAAAAGCAAGTCATATTACAAATCAAAAAAATTGTTGAGTCCCACCTTGAACTGGTTTGGCAAAATCAACAATTACAAGCCCAATCAAATAACCTTCAATATCTCGCCTATACTGACGATTTAACAGAGAGCTGGAATCGTCGCGCCTTCATCAATGAGAGTAATAAAGAACTGAAACGCAGTCACAGAAGCGGTCACATTGTTTGTCTGCTTATGATGGACATTGATGATTTTAAAGACATCAATGATGCTTTCGGTCATGAAGTGGGCGATGAGGTACTCAAACTATTCAGCCATTGCATTCAGGCAACGAAACGCCCCTATGACATTTTTGGTCGTATTGGTGGAGAAGAATTTGCCATATTGCTTCCTGAAACGGGCTTAAAACAGGCGACTCATCTAGCAGAACGCATTCGCAAAAAAGTGTCAGAGATTTTTTATTTCACCCAAGGCCAGTCCATAAAGATCACTGTCAGTATTGGTGTTCATCAAGTTGATGATAAAGAAACAAATATTCTGGTGGCATTGAATCAAGCGGATAAACTACTCTACGCCGCTAAACATTCAGGAAAAAATACTGTGATAGCAACGTCACTTTGA